A DNA window from Zingiber officinale cultivar Zhangliang chromosome 3A, Zo_v1.1, whole genome shotgun sequence contains the following coding sequences:
- the LOC122053583 gene encoding serine/threonine-protein kinase WNK2-like: MKTTSILSLLFILLCSAAFSAHAARSLTAFLPPPKPSILPPIPFLPPKPSLLQPSSLLPPFPFLPPNPLLPPASILPPIPFLPPSIPSLLPPNPLLPPSTPSLLPPIPFLPPLPGIPGVQAP; this comes from the coding sequence ATGAAGACCACATCGATCCTGTCGCTCCTCTTCATCCTCCTCTGCTCCGCTGCTTTCTCTGCTCACGCCGCTAGGAGTTTAACCGCCTTCCTGCCTCCGCCCAAGCCTTCGATTCTCCCTCCCATTCCCTTCCTGCCGCCAAAGCCCTCGCTGCTGCAGCCTTCTTCGCTTCTGCCTCCGTTCCCCTTCCTGCCGCCCAACCCACTGCTGCCACCGGCGTCTATTCTCCCTCCGATTCCCTTCCTGCCGCCGTCGATCCCATCACTTCTGCCGCCCAACCCACTGTTGCCTCCCTCGACGCCGTCACTTCTGCCTCCGATTCCGTTCTTACCGCCCCTTCCTGGGATCCCCGGCGTGCAGGCGCCCTGA